In one Ananas comosus cultivar F153 linkage group 12, ASM154086v1, whole genome shotgun sequence genomic region, the following are encoded:
- the LOC109718240 gene encoding actin-related protein 8 isoform X4: protein MALLLRKVWGSVLTRSGSTSSSGSRSIRSSSDLGEDPNSSMGAFDLIPTDVFMQILRLLGPREAARSSLVCRAWRALVADNRLWIFFLQNGKEPWDCVVFAETHLRGGSPYLTYYGHTPQLSFMRIYAQRAVIPGSVIVDGGSGYCKFGWSKYSSPSGRSATFLEFGNIESPMYARLHHFFSTIYTRMRVKPSSQPIIVIIPICHCDDTESARASRKQYRETIYSVLFDMNVPAVCAIDQAVLALYAAKRTSGIVVNIGFNVTSVVPIFQGKVMREIGVEIVGQGALKLTGFLRELMQQRNMNFESLYTVRTIKEKLCYVAVDYDAELRKDTQALCQIPGEGLFTLSKERFQTGEILFQPQMGGV, encoded by the exons ATGGCGCTGCTTCTTCGGAAGGTGTGGGGATCCGTCCTCACCCGATCCGGCTCGACATCGAGCTCGGGATCGCGCTCGATCCGGAGTAGCTCGGATCTCGGGGAGGATCCGAATTCGTCGATGGGGGCGTTCGATTTAATCCCCACCGACGTGTTCATGCAGATCCTGCGGCTGCTCGGGCCGCGGGAGGCGGCGAGGAGTAGCCTCGTGTGCAGGGCGTGGAGGGCGCTGGTTGCCGACAATCGGCTGTGGATCTTCTTCCTCCAGAACGGGAAGGAGCCGTGGGATTGCGTCGTCTTCGCCGAGACGCACTTGAGGGGCGGATCGCCTTACTT GACATACTATGGCCATACCCCACAACTATCATTTATGCGAATTTATGCACAACGTGCTGTCATTCCAGGTTCTGTTATTGTTGATG GTGGATCGGGTTATTGCAAGTTTGGTTGGAGCAAGTATTCCTCTCCCTCTGGACGCTCAGCAACTTTTTTG GAATTTGGCAACATTGAGTCACCAATGTATGCAAGGCTTCACCATTTCTTTTCTACAATTTATACAAG GATGCGTGTGAAGCCATCCTCTCAGCCAATCATTGTAATCATTCCAATCTGCCATTGTGATG ATACTGAATCTGCTAGGGCATCTCGAAAACAGTACAGAGAGACAATATACTCTGTCCTATTTGATATGAATGTTCCTGCTGTCTGTGCCATTGACCAA GCAGTCTTAGCTTTGTATGCTGCAAAAAGGACGTCTGGGATTGTTGTCAATATTGGTTTTAATGTCACCTCTGTTGTTCCTA TCTTTCAAGGTAAAGTGATGCGTGAGATTGGTGTCGAAATTGTGGGACAAGGTGCCTTAAAACTTACTGGATTTCTCAGGGAGCTAATGCAACAGAGAAATATGAATTTTGAGTCCCTGTACACTGTTCGAACCATCAAGGAG AAGCTATGCTATGTAGCTGTTGATTATGATGCAGAACTACGTAAAGATACACAAGCTTTGTGTCAGATACCTGGTGAAGGTTTGTTTACTCTGTCGAAAGAACGGTTCCAAACGGGAGAGATCCTTTTCCAGCCACAGATGGGAGGGGT TTGA
- the LOC109718240 gene encoding actin-related protein 8 isoform X1 — protein sequence MALLLRKVWGSVLTRSGSTSSSGSRSIRSSSDLGEDPNSSMGAFDLIPTDVFMQILRLLGPREAARSSLVCRAWRALVADNRLWIFFLQNGKEPWDCVVFAETHLRGGSPYLTYYGHTPQLSFMRIYAQRAVIPGSVIVDGGSGYCKFGWSKYSSPSGRSATFLEFGNIESPMYARLHHFFSTIYTRMRVKPSSQPIIVIIPICHCDDTESARASRKQYRETIYSVLFDMNVPAVCAIDQAVLALYAAKRTSGIVVNIGFNVTSVVPIFQGKVMREIGVEIVGQGALKLTGFLRELMQQRNMNFESLYTVRTIKEKLCYVAVDYDAELRKDTQALCQIPGEGLFTLSKERFQTGEILFQPQMGGVRAMGLHRAVALCMDHCFNAEIVSDDGWYKTVVLAGGTSCLPGLPERLEKELHKILPPSMSEGVKVLPPPYGVDSAWFGAKIVSNVSTFIDAWCMTKKRFRQKFRRNTSGRTW from the exons ATGGCGCTGCTTCTTCGGAAGGTGTGGGGATCCGTCCTCACCCGATCCGGCTCGACATCGAGCTCGGGATCGCGCTCGATCCGGAGTAGCTCGGATCTCGGGGAGGATCCGAATTCGTCGATGGGGGCGTTCGATTTAATCCCCACCGACGTGTTCATGCAGATCCTGCGGCTGCTCGGGCCGCGGGAGGCGGCGAGGAGTAGCCTCGTGTGCAGGGCGTGGAGGGCGCTGGTTGCCGACAATCGGCTGTGGATCTTCTTCCTCCAGAACGGGAAGGAGCCGTGGGATTGCGTCGTCTTCGCCGAGACGCACTTGAGGGGCGGATCGCCTTACTT GACATACTATGGCCATACCCCACAACTATCATTTATGCGAATTTATGCACAACGTGCTGTCATTCCAGGTTCTGTTATTGTTGATG GTGGATCGGGTTATTGCAAGTTTGGTTGGAGCAAGTATTCCTCTCCCTCTGGACGCTCAGCAACTTTTTTG GAATTTGGCAACATTGAGTCACCAATGTATGCAAGGCTTCACCATTTCTTTTCTACAATTTATACAAG GATGCGTGTGAAGCCATCCTCTCAGCCAATCATTGTAATCATTCCAATCTGCCATTGTGATG ATACTGAATCTGCTAGGGCATCTCGAAAACAGTACAGAGAGACAATATACTCTGTCCTATTTGATATGAATGTTCCTGCTGTCTGTGCCATTGACCAA GCAGTCTTAGCTTTGTATGCTGCAAAAAGGACGTCTGGGATTGTTGTCAATATTGGTTTTAATGTCACCTCTGTTGTTCCTA TCTTTCAAGGTAAAGTGATGCGTGAGATTGGTGTCGAAATTGTGGGACAAGGTGCCTTAAAACTTACTGGATTTCTCAGGGAGCTAATGCAACAGAGAAATATGAATTTTGAGTCCCTGTACACTGTTCGAACCATCAAGGAG AAGCTATGCTATGTAGCTGTTGATTATGATGCAGAACTACGTAAAGATACACAAGCTTTGTGTCAGATACCTGGTGAAGGTTTGTTTACTCTGTCGAAAGAACGGTTCCAAACGGGAGAGATCCTTTTCCAGCCACAGATGGGAGGGGT GCGTGCAATGGGTTTGCATCGAGCAGTAGCTCTCTGTATGGATCACTGCTTCAATGCGGAGATTGTGAGTGATGATGGTTGGTACAAGACAGTGGTTTTGGCTGGTGGAACTTCATGTTTACCTGGCTTACCGG AGAGGTTAGAGAAAGAGCTCCACAAGATTCTTCCACCATCCATGTCTGAGGGAGTAAAGGTTCTTCCCCCTCCATATGGTGTTGATTCTGCCTGGTTTGGCGCGAAGATCGTTAGCAAT
- the LOC109718240 gene encoding actin-related protein 8 isoform X2, with protein sequence MALLLRKVWGSVLTRSGSTSSSGSRSIRSSSDLGEDPNSSMGAFDLIPTDVFMQILRLLGPREAARSSLVCRAWRALVADNRLWIFFLQNGKEPWDCVVFAETHLRGGSPYLTYYGHTPQLSFMRIYAQRAVIPGSVIVDGGSGYCKFGWSKYSSPSGRSATFLEFGNIESPMYARLHHFFSTIYTRMRVKPSSQPIIVIIPICHCDVFQGKVMREIGVEIVGQGALKLTGFLRELMQQRNMNFESLYTVRTIKEKLCYVAVDYDAELRKDTQALCQIPGEGLFTLSKERFQTGEILFQPQMGGVRAMGLHRAVALCMDHCFNAEIVSDDGWYKTVVLAGGTSCLPGLPERLEKELHKILPPSMSEGVKVLPPPYGVDSAWFGAKIVSNVSTFIDAWCMTKKRFRQKFRRNTSGRTW encoded by the exons ATGGCGCTGCTTCTTCGGAAGGTGTGGGGATCCGTCCTCACCCGATCCGGCTCGACATCGAGCTCGGGATCGCGCTCGATCCGGAGTAGCTCGGATCTCGGGGAGGATCCGAATTCGTCGATGGGGGCGTTCGATTTAATCCCCACCGACGTGTTCATGCAGATCCTGCGGCTGCTCGGGCCGCGGGAGGCGGCGAGGAGTAGCCTCGTGTGCAGGGCGTGGAGGGCGCTGGTTGCCGACAATCGGCTGTGGATCTTCTTCCTCCAGAACGGGAAGGAGCCGTGGGATTGCGTCGTCTTCGCCGAGACGCACTTGAGGGGCGGATCGCCTTACTT GACATACTATGGCCATACCCCACAACTATCATTTATGCGAATTTATGCACAACGTGCTGTCATTCCAGGTTCTGTTATTGTTGATG GTGGATCGGGTTATTGCAAGTTTGGTTGGAGCAAGTATTCCTCTCCCTCTGGACGCTCAGCAACTTTTTTG GAATTTGGCAACATTGAGTCACCAATGTATGCAAGGCTTCACCATTTCTTTTCTACAATTTATACAAG GATGCGTGTGAAGCCATCCTCTCAGCCAATCATTGTAATCATTCCAATCTGCCATTGTGATG TCTTTCAAGGTAAAGTGATGCGTGAGATTGGTGTCGAAATTGTGGGACAAGGTGCCTTAAAACTTACTGGATTTCTCAGGGAGCTAATGCAACAGAGAAATATGAATTTTGAGTCCCTGTACACTGTTCGAACCATCAAGGAG AAGCTATGCTATGTAGCTGTTGATTATGATGCAGAACTACGTAAAGATACACAAGCTTTGTGTCAGATACCTGGTGAAGGTTTGTTTACTCTGTCGAAAGAACGGTTCCAAACGGGAGAGATCCTTTTCCAGCCACAGATGGGAGGGGT GCGTGCAATGGGTTTGCATCGAGCAGTAGCTCTCTGTATGGATCACTGCTTCAATGCGGAGATTGTGAGTGATGATGGTTGGTACAAGACAGTGGTTTTGGCTGGTGGAACTTCATGTTTACCTGGCTTACCGG AGAGGTTAGAGAAAGAGCTCCACAAGATTCTTCCACCATCCATGTCTGAGGGAGTAAAGGTTCTTCCCCCTCCATATGGTGTTGATTCTGCCTGGTTTGGCGCGAAGATCGTTAGCAAT
- the LOC109718240 gene encoding actin-related protein 8 isoform X3 encodes MAIPHNYHLCEFMHNVLSFQVLLLLMVDRVIASLVGASIPLPLDAQQLFWNLATLSHQCMQGFTISFLQFIQVLTRCFHRMRVKPSSQPIIVIIPICHCDDTESARASRKQYRETIYSVLFDMNVPAVCAIDQAVLALYAAKRTSGIVVNIGFNVTSVVPIFQGKVMREIGVEIVGQGALKLTGFLRELMQQRNMNFESLYTVRTIKEKLCYVAVDYDAELRKDTQALCQIPGEGLFTLSKERFQTGEILFQPQMGGVRAMGLHRAVALCMDHCFNAEIVSDDGWYKTVVLAGGTSCLPGLPERLEKELHKILPPSMSEGVKVLPPPYGVDSAWFGAKIVSNVSTFIDAWCMTKKRFRQKFRRNTSGRTW; translated from the exons ATGGCCATACCCCACAACTATCATTTATGCGAATTTATGCACAACGTGCTGTCATTCCAGGTTCTGTTATTGTTGATG GTGGATCGGGTTATTGCAAGTTTGGTTGGAGCAAGTATTCCTCTCCCTCTGGACGCTCAGCAACTTTTTTG GAATTTGGCAACATTGAGTCACCAATGTATGCAAGGCTTCACCATTTCTTTTCTACAATTTATACAAG TTCTGACTAGGTGCTTTCACAGGATGCGTGTGAAGCCATCCTCTCAGCCAATCATTGTAATCATTCCAATCTGCCATTGTGATG ATACTGAATCTGCTAGGGCATCTCGAAAACAGTACAGAGAGACAATATACTCTGTCCTATTTGATATGAATGTTCCTGCTGTCTGTGCCATTGACCAA GCAGTCTTAGCTTTGTATGCTGCAAAAAGGACGTCTGGGATTGTTGTCAATATTGGTTTTAATGTCACCTCTGTTGTTCCTA TCTTTCAAGGTAAAGTGATGCGTGAGATTGGTGTCGAAATTGTGGGACAAGGTGCCTTAAAACTTACTGGATTTCTCAGGGAGCTAATGCAACAGAGAAATATGAATTTTGAGTCCCTGTACACTGTTCGAACCATCAAGGAG AAGCTATGCTATGTAGCTGTTGATTATGATGCAGAACTACGTAAAGATACACAAGCTTTGTGTCAGATACCTGGTGAAGGTTTGTTTACTCTGTCGAAAGAACGGTTCCAAACGGGAGAGATCCTTTTCCAGCCACAGATGGGAGGGGT GCGTGCAATGGGTTTGCATCGAGCAGTAGCTCTCTGTATGGATCACTGCTTCAATGCGGAGATTGTGAGTGATGATGGTTGGTACAAGACAGTGGTTTTGGCTGGTGGAACTTCATGTTTACCTGGCTTACCGG AGAGGTTAGAGAAAGAGCTCCACAAGATTCTTCCACCATCCATGTCTGAGGGAGTAAAGGTTCTTCCCCCTCCATATGGTGTTGATTCTGCCTGGTTTGGCGCGAAGATCGTTAGCAAT